From the Pseudoalteromonas tunicata genome, one window contains:
- a CDS encoding TonB-dependent receptor, which translates to MKPFNQSILAVACAAAFSSVHADPTLQQTSTEQNELEQITVYGRQNNVVKDSGLATKSNMSLMETPAAVVVVDKALISTQGVDNLQDLVRNISGVTQAGNNYGIGDNLVVRGLGANYTYDGMYGGAGLDNTFNPTRSLTNVDSVEVLKGPATGLYGMGSAGGVINLIEKKPQFTEFHQLEAEIGQWNTYSVAFDSTAGITDKLAYRVMAKSARSDGYRDLSDDRDEAYLSLKYVFDQSHDLMLSAAYIKDALAVDSIGHPIRIFNAQSVDGKTAGQVTWQDLINDPKGKGVQLTDLQRQQLADSLANQDGLTPYTFGHNGIISPMAKDNQGEEVRFKLTHNADLTDNLFLNQQLQYRNYESGFARQTGAYNYVYWNRNGTINADPRAPLVINDVLYPYAARRQEYRQVQADERSWQYFLDLRYDFSFAGIDHELLVNANYEDRNIAFEQYSIYDADYVIKNKAGQQIYQGTLPYILDIRNPNWAQGSFADHDPLKTSNYNKKVKAWGTGLQHVAYFNNGFTTRVGIAFNEIEQAYQHLGVDPRYSASAASPTPEQNTSDNGMTYNLGATYMPTDDISLFVNHAKGRTAYSILGTITGTETDRDDSQSLSNDIGMRFKAFNDQLLGSIVVFQSARTNLQYGNPEFEAGVSAANVAQYFYDGKEETTGVEFDLNAEINKQWRLNVNAVYQDARDKKDPNASSFDTRQKGVPYVTSSAWLTYGASWFELENPIEFSLGVKYVDDRSTNSTSFGIPDGYVPSYTVYDSAVSYRAARWKLQLNINNLFDEVYYSKAMFLGGMPGEERNAKLTVSYQL; encoded by the coding sequence ATGAAACCTTTCAATCAATCAATTCTTGCTGTGGCATGTGCTGCTGCATTTTCTTCGGTGCACGCTGATCCGACATTACAACAAACCTCTACTGAACAAAACGAACTTGAACAAATCACCGTTTATGGTCGTCAAAACAATGTAGTGAAAGATTCTGGTTTAGCGACTAAATCAAATATGTCGCTGATGGAAACACCTGCCGCAGTTGTGGTGGTTGATAAAGCACTTATTAGTACCCAAGGTGTTGATAATTTACAAGATTTAGTACGCAATATAAGTGGTGTAACTCAAGCGGGTAACAACTACGGTATTGGTGATAATTTAGTGGTGCGTGGTTTAGGTGCCAATTACACTTACGATGGCATGTATGGTGGGGCAGGTTTAGATAATACCTTTAATCCAACGCGTTCACTGACCAATGTTGACTCTGTGGAAGTATTAAAAGGCCCTGCGACTGGTTTATACGGTATGGGTAGTGCGGGTGGTGTGATCAATTTAATTGAGAAAAAACCACAATTTACTGAGTTTCATCAGCTTGAGGCTGAAATTGGCCAGTGGAATACCTATTCGGTAGCCTTTGATAGCACCGCAGGAATTACAGATAAATTAGCCTACCGTGTGATGGCTAAATCGGCCCGCAGCGATGGATACCGAGATCTCAGTGACGATAGAGACGAAGCATATTTATCGTTAAAATATGTCTTTGATCAATCACACGATTTAATGTTATCGGCTGCTTATATTAAAGATGCGCTAGCGGTAGATTCGATTGGTCATCCTATTCGTATTTTTAATGCACAGTCGGTTGATGGTAAAACGGCAGGTCAAGTAACCTGGCAAGACCTCATAAACGATCCAAAAGGAAAAGGTGTACAACTGACCGATTTACAACGTCAGCAATTGGCCGACTCTTTAGCAAATCAAGACGGGCTAACCCCTTATACCTTCGGTCATAATGGCATTATTTCGCCAATGGCCAAAGATAATCAAGGCGAAGAAGTGCGCTTTAAGCTTACGCACAATGCTGATTTGACTGATAACCTCTTTTTAAATCAGCAATTACAATACCGTAATTATGAGTCTGGGTTTGCCCGCCAAACCGGTGCATACAACTATGTATATTGGAACCGAAATGGCACTATTAATGCCGATCCTCGAGCACCGTTAGTGATTAACGATGTGCTTTATCCGTATGCCGCCAGACGCCAAGAGTATCGCCAAGTTCAAGCAGATGAACGTTCGTGGCAGTACTTTTTAGATTTACGTTATGACTTTAGCTTTGCAGGTATCGATCACGAATTATTAGTTAATGCCAATTATGAAGATCGCAACATTGCCTTTGAACAATATTCAATTTATGACGCCGACTATGTAATTAAAAACAAAGCGGGACAGCAGATTTATCAGGGCACCTTGCCTTATATTTTAGACATTCGTAATCCTAATTGGGCACAAGGCAGTTTTGCCGACCATGATCCGCTCAAAACCAGTAACTACAACAAAAAAGTGAAAGCATGGGGCACTGGCTTGCAACATGTGGCGTATTTTAATAACGGTTTTACGACCCGAGTGGGTATTGCCTTTAATGAAATTGAGCAAGCATACCAACATTTAGGTGTTGATCCTCGTTATAGCGCCAGTGCTGCATCACCCACACCAGAGCAAAATACCTCAGATAATGGTATGACCTATAACTTAGGTGCGACTTACATGCCAACAGATGATATTTCATTGTTTGTTAATCATGCCAAAGGGCGCACTGCATATAGCATTTTAGGAACTATTACGGGCACTGAAACCGACCGAGATGATTCACAGTCGCTTAGTAATGATATTGGTATGCGTTTTAAAGCGTTTAACGACCAATTACTGGGATCTATAGTGGTATTTCAAAGTGCACGTACAAATTTACAATACGGTAATCCGGAATTTGAAGCGGGCGTATCAGCAGCCAATGTTGCGCAGTATTTTTATGATGGTAAAGAAGAAACCACCGGAGTCGAATTTGATTTAAATGCCGAAATAAATAAGCAATGGCGTTTAAATGTAAATGCCGTTTACCAAGATGCACGAGATAAAAAAGATCCTAACGCAAGCAGTTTTGATACTCGTCAAAAGGGGGTGCCATATGTCACTTCTAGTGCTTGGTTAACGTATGGTGCAAGTTGGTTTGAACTTGAAAATCCAATTGAATTCAGTCTTGGTGTGAAATATGTGGATGATCGCAGTACCAACTCAACGTCGTTTGGGATCCCTGATGGCTATGTACCAAGTTACACCGTGTATGACTCCGCAGTAAGTTACCGCGCCGCGCGTTGGAAACTACAGCTTAATATCAACAACCTATTTGATGAAGTGTATTACAGTAAAGCGATGTTTTTAGGTGGTATGCCAGGCGAAGAACGCAATGCTAAATTAACCGTGAGCTATCAGCTTTAA
- a CDS encoding EAL domain-containing protein codes for MENNTVFAKMPIISAVNEEVIGYEILLRKFNSISLDTFNHSPQLYTEFSFEILCEIFRLDANGLIRKTGQLLFINFTVQQFLSSGTLNFLVQQSDQKSLFNNIVIEITEQDLHHDSAQLAERMLLFTRFNCQFAIDDFGAESSNFKRVFDFKPQYIKLDGKMVKSFTEQSCDISPLSQLVKMCHKLNTKIIAEGVESSEIAIMLKNINVDYLQGYYCGKPQLISLD; via the coding sequence ATGGAAAATAATACTGTTTTTGCCAAGATGCCTATCATTTCTGCAGTTAATGAGGAAGTGATTGGCTACGAAATATTACTTAGAAAATTCAATTCAATCTCCTTAGATACCTTTAACCACTCGCCTCAGCTATATACCGAATTTTCATTCGAAATACTCTGTGAAATTTTTAGATTAGATGCAAATGGATTGATCCGAAAAACTGGGCAATTACTGTTTATTAATTTTACGGTTCAGCAGTTTTTATCTTCAGGTACGCTCAACTTTTTAGTTCAGCAATCAGACCAAAAATCTTTGTTTAACAATATCGTAATTGAAATTACAGAACAGGATTTGCATCACGATAGCGCTCAACTGGCTGAGCGAATGTTGTTGTTCACTCGTTTTAATTGCCAGTTTGCAATTGATGATTTTGGTGCTGAGAGTTCTAATTTTAAACGAGTGTTTGATTTTAAACCCCAATATATCAAGCTAGATGGAAAAATGGTCAAGAGTTTTACCGAGCAGAGCTGTGATATTAGCCCATTAAGTCAACTAGTTAAGATGTGTCATAAGTTAAACACTAAAATTATTGCTGAGGGGGTTGAAAGCTCGGAGATTGCAATTATGTTAAAAAATATTAATGTTGATTATCTGCAAGGTTATTATTGTGGTAAGCCGCAGCTAATTTCTTTAGATTAA
- a CDS encoding chitinase produces the protein MFPLSEQQYHAMFPNRNRVFTYNGLLEAASKYPKFLNEGSDAVKTNELVAFLANVSHETTGGWPDAPTPPNGTYKWGLHFAEEVGCESGQCSQYTVESKDYPPVANQTYQGRGAIQLSYNYNYGQASEAIFNDKNQLLNNPSLVATDPVTAWQTAIWFWMTPQAPKPSCHEVMIGNPKKYADDPFGETVNIINGGIECGNNMNPQLDNRIGFYKYFATLLNMPIPDNLGQYCASLK, from the coding sequence ATGTTTCCATTGTCAGAACAGCAATATCATGCAATGTTTCCCAATCGCAATCGGGTTTTTACTTATAATGGTTTGCTTGAGGCTGCGTCAAAGTACCCTAAATTTTTAAACGAAGGGAGTGATGCTGTTAAAACAAATGAGTTAGTGGCATTTCTTGCCAATGTATCACACGAAACTACAGGTGGGTGGCCAGACGCACCCACTCCACCAAATGGCACATATAAATGGGGCTTGCACTTTGCTGAAGAAGTTGGCTGTGAAAGTGGTCAATGTTCACAATATACAGTTGAAAGCAAAGATTATCCGCCAGTGGCTAATCAGACATATCAAGGGAGAGGCGCAATTCAACTCTCTTACAATTATAATTATGGTCAGGCGAGCGAAGCTATTTTTAATGATAAAAACCAGCTATTAAATAATCCTTCACTGGTGGCAACAGACCCGGTAACTGCTTGGCAAACAGCAATTTGGTTTTGGATGACACCACAAGCGCCTAAACCATCATGCCATGAAGTGATGATCGGAAATCCTAAAAAATACGCGGATGATCCTTTTGGTGAAACGGTGAATATCATTAATGGCGGTATTGAATGTGGCAACAATATGAATCCACAATTAGACAATAGAATTGGATTTTATAAATATTTTGCAACGTTACTTAATATGCCTATACCTGACAATTTAGGTCAATACTGCGCCTCGTTAAAATAA
- a CDS encoding SIR2 family protein, translating into MDVTNKEHFKTIRKAIENNKLAVFVGSAVSFDSNLPSWGELISLMKSALELPRTDDYLKIAEHYYLQFGRNTYYSKINDFFPSDSKPNQLHELLLSLKPQHIITTNWDDLLEKSISSNGDLYFTVADDHELASSPSSQLLVKMHGDLTHRNIVFKESDYLAYTDKFPLIENFIKSLFSTHVVIFVGYSISDYNLNQVLSWIRNRTQDAPPAFTILTESKITLSESNYLREKGVYPLLCEENSDNTAEYPSLSAKSRRVAKTIAKITHPESTEMLDIIAEIATDISSWENVYPSVFVQLFKNRFNTTEINKIYFDSSQNVIVYNLSEEEKVYNRDKIREIRRQLLKILQYIPVSEIRLSLSNGKFYRVRNLFEFELIDEYTSFNFSCISDRISTVTVNSNDNQDKHFLNAYDNYFLKKLHIARETFTHVANMYFSKSLFIKSLISSFNKKQLCFGEIPWDLERDFLETSMEEQLSRNDNISELIEKFPKSIVNRQKPLFHGLDSNNSFLLERFRSVANLSREIDDEIDSINSGSMVFSNKLASMYNQARCTIMFITKNRITTLYSSDYKNICKIAFEAIIKRQCLEKEVELDVLLSYSALISFKEKDLVKFLSDTLNEGKSLEISEETIEYIFLVLDNSIPTISSGSSFYLKEHCIKVWSNALILLSYAKHSEVTLKEIVKRLMASFDTNRWFLLSEAVNRFLVFQVNRYGSSFSAADLKLLFDKQVEKINSNENIPIQERGHLFSNLLYLISDNGNDASNLFEGNKQLERFISNITSMEFKERLRAINGFVFVIHSLAVGELKEKVSELLKTTFEESKKEEFSESSIMFGLDLYNVGVLPKTELIFVINQLKIKVDEHIQKGSTTSSYSIINEQLGKIKKEQLNGFEETVEGVAKLTDAMKNSFKRFKNTRHP; encoded by the coding sequence ATGGATGTAACAAATAAAGAGCACTTTAAAACAATTCGCAAAGCGATTGAAAACAATAAACTTGCAGTGTTTGTTGGCTCTGCGGTGTCTTTTGATTCAAATCTCCCATCATGGGGAGAGCTCATAAGTTTAATGAAAAGTGCTTTGGAGTTACCTAGAACAGATGATTATTTGAAAATAGCAGAGCATTACTATCTTCAATTTGGAAGAAATACGTATTACAGCAAAATCAATGACTTTTTCCCATCAGATAGTAAGCCAAATCAACTTCACGAACTACTTCTCTCTCTAAAGCCACAGCATATAATAACGACAAATTGGGATGATTTACTTGAAAAGTCGATAAGCTCTAACGGAGACTTGTATTTTACAGTAGCTGATGATCATGAACTCGCTTCGTCACCAAGTTCACAACTATTGGTAAAAATGCATGGTGATTTGACTCATCGAAATATAGTGTTCAAAGAATCTGATTATTTAGCTTATACAGATAAATTTCCATTAATTGAAAATTTCATCAAAAGCCTTTTTTCTACTCATGTTGTAATTTTTGTTGGTTACAGTATAAGTGATTATAATTTAAATCAGGTTTTAAGCTGGATAAGAAATAGAACGCAAGATGCCCCACCTGCTTTTACAATTTTAACCGAAAGTAAAATAACATTATCGGAATCAAATTATTTAAGAGAAAAAGGTGTTTATCCCCTATTGTGTGAGGAAAACTCTGACAATACAGCGGAATATCCATCATTATCAGCTAAGAGTCGGAGGGTAGCTAAAACAATAGCGAAAATAACCCACCCTGAATCAACAGAAATGCTCGATATAATAGCTGAGATTGCCACAGACATCTCTAGTTGGGAAAATGTTTACCCTTCGGTATTTGTTCAACTTTTTAAAAATAGGTTTAATACAACTGAAATTAATAAAATTTATTTTGACTCGAGTCAAAATGTGATTGTTTACAACCTGAGTGAAGAAGAGAAGGTTTATAACCGAGATAAAATTAGAGAAATTAGAAGGCAACTCCTCAAAATATTACAATATATTCCTGTTTCTGAGATTCGACTTTCACTTTCTAATGGTAAATTTTATCGAGTAAGGAATTTATTTGAATTCGAGTTGATAGACGAATATACATCTTTTAATTTCAGTTGCATCTCAGATCGCATTTCTACAGTGACAGTTAATTCAAATGACAATCAAGATAAGCATTTTCTGAATGCATATGACAATTATTTTTTAAAGAAATTGCATATAGCGAGAGAAACGTTCACGCACGTTGCAAATATGTATTTTTCTAAGTCATTATTTATTAAATCTTTGATTTCATCATTTAATAAAAAACAATTATGCTTCGGTGAAATACCATGGGATCTTGAACGTGACTTTTTAGAGACATCAATGGAGGAGCAACTATCAAGAAATGACAACATTTCAGAACTAATTGAAAAATTCCCTAAAAGCATTGTAAATAGGCAAAAACCACTATTTCATGGGTTAGATTCAAATAATTCCTTTTTATTAGAGCGCTTTAGAAGCGTCGCTAACCTTAGTAGAGAAATCGATGATGAAATCGATAGTATAAACAGTGGTTCTATGGTGTTTAGTAATAAGCTAGCCTCCATGTATAACCAAGCTCGCTGTACGATTATGTTTATAACTAAAAATAGAATTACGACTTTATATTCCTCAGATTACAAAAACATCTGTAAAATTGCTTTTGAAGCAATTATAAAAAGGCAGTGTTTAGAAAAGGAAGTTGAGCTTGATGTGCTTCTTTCTTATAGCGCATTAATTTCATTTAAAGAAAAAGACCTTGTTAAGTTTTTATCTGACACATTAAATGAAGGAAAATCATTAGAAATATCAGAAGAAACAATTGAGTATATCTTCCTTGTTTTGGATAACTCAATCCCAACAATTTCTTCGGGGAGCTCATTCTATTTAAAAGAGCACTGTATTAAAGTTTGGTCTAATGCACTTATCTTACTTTCTTATGCAAAACACTCTGAAGTGACGCTCAAAGAAATAGTAAAACGTTTGATGGCCTCATTTGATACAAATAGGTGGTTCCTTTTATCTGAAGCAGTTAATAGATTTCTAGTATTTCAAGTTAATAGGTACGGCTCCTCATTTTCTGCGGCGGATTTAAAGCTACTATTTGACAAGCAAGTTGAGAAAATTAATTCAAACGAAAATATACCCATTCAAGAACGAGGTCATCTATTCTCTAACCTTTTATACTTAATCAGTGATAATGGAAATGATGCAAGTAATCTTTTTGAAGGAAATAAACAACTAGAAAGGTTTATTTCAAATATCACATCTATGGAATTTAAAGAGCGCTTAAGAGCTATAAATGGATTTGTATTCGTAATCCATTCATTAGCTGTTGGAGAGTTAAAAGAAAAAGTTTCAGAGTTGTTGAAAACTACATTCGAAGAATCTAAAAAAGAAGAGTTCAGTGAATCATCAATTATGTTTGGCTTAGATTTATATAATGTTGGAGTTTTACCGAAAACCGAATTGATATTTGTAATAAACCAACTGAAGATCAAAGTTGATGAACATATTCAAAAAGGTAGTACTACAAGCAGCTATTCAATAATTAACGAGCAACTAGGGAAAATCAAAAAAGAACAGTTAAATGGCTTTGAAGAAACGGTTGAAGGAGTTGCGAAATTAACCGATGCAATGAAAAATAGCTTTAAAAGGTTCAAAAATACAAGACACCCATAA